A genomic segment from Juglans regia cultivar Chandler chromosome 14, Walnut 2.0, whole genome shotgun sequence encodes:
- the LOC109000688 gene encoding tRNA dimethylallyltransferase 2 isoform X4, which translates to MDSAGDAQGPLSLNPSNGGWEDEKEKPKVVVIMGPTGSGKSRLAIDLGSRFPIEIINADSMQVYRGLDVLTNKVSLNERKGVPHHLLGTISPNVEFRAKDFRDSAIPALVTPFLLDDSSEDMDDSCTYGPSGEDQLDRDLDFGRDSSKYGYDHLKDIDPVSANRVHPNNHRKISQYLNLYARSGIPPSKLLQEKTAENWGRVDNSRYNCCFICVDASLPVLDRYVEQRVDCMIEAGLLYEVFDIYSPNADYTRGLRQAIGVREFENFLGVYEDSSSIDFSLNSMNKGDKTSLQNLSAVLDSFDNNQPKMLMKEAIEKMKLNTRRLVRRQKRRLSQLQALFGWNINYVDATESISCNSEDLWASEVVEPAAKIIRSFLNENAISMHDSEALNSMGQKLIQRDLWTQYTCKACGDRVLRGAHEWEQHKQGRGHRKRISRLRKSQAYDLQT; encoded by the exons atggacagTGCCGGGGATGCGCAGGGGCCTCTGAGCCTTAACCCTAGCAATGGAGGATGGGAAGACGAGAAAGAGAAGCCAAAGGTAGTGGTGATAATGGGTCCGACTGGGTCAGGGAAGTCAAGACTTGCCATTGATTTGGGGTCCCGCTTCCCCATCGAGATCATCAACGCTGATTCCATGCAGGTCTACCGAGGCCTGGATGTTCTCACCAACAAGGTTTCCCTCAATGAACGGAAGG GAGTGCCACATCATCTTTTGGGGACTATAAGCCCAAACGTGGAATTCAGAGCCAAGGATTTCCGGGATTCTGCTATTCCT GCTCTGGTAACTCCATTCCTCTTAGATGATTCATCAGAAGACATGGATGATAGCTGCACATATGGTCCTTCTG GAGAAGATCAGCTAGATCGTGACCTGGATTTTGGTAGAGACAGTTCGAAGTATGGCTATGACCATCTTAAGGACATTGATCCAGTTTCAGCAAACAGAGTCCATCCAAACAACCATAGAAAG ATTAGTCAGTACCTCAATTTGTATGCTCGCTCTGGTATTCCCCCTAGCAAACTTCTCCAGGAAAAGACTGCTGAG AACTGGGGTCGAGTTGATAATTCTAGATACAATTGCTGTTTTATTTGTGTGGATGCTTCTCTTCCTGTACTGGACCGATATGTGGAGCAAAGAGTGGATTGCATGATAGAAGCTGGATTGCTTTATGAAGTCTTTGACATTTACAGTCCAAATGCCGATTATACTCGAGGCCTGCGACAAGCCATAGGTGTTCGggagtttgaaaattttctggGAGTTTATGAAGACAGTAGTTCAATTGACTTCTCTTTAAATTCAATGAACAAGGGTGACAAGACGTCGTTACAGAATCTTAGCGCTGTCTTGGATTCCTTTGACAATAACCAGCCCAAAATGCTGATGAAAGAAGCCattgagaaaatgaaattaaacacCCGAAGACTTGTTCGTCGTCAA AAAAGAAGGTTAAGTCAGCTGCAAGCATTGTTTGGATggaacataaattatgttgaTGCGACAGAATCCATATCAT GCAATTCAGAAGATTTATGGGCCTCAGAAGTCGTCGAACCTGCTGcaaaaattattagatctttCCTGAATGAGAATGCCATCTCAATGCATGATTCGGAGGCTCTGAATTCCATGGGACAGAAGTTAATCCAGAGGGACTTGTGGACTCAATATACATGCAAG GCTTGTGGAGATAGGGTACTTAGAGGAGCTCACGAGTGGGAACAACACAAACAGGGCCGCGGGCATCGAAAACGCATTTCAAGGCTCAGGAAGTCTCAAGCTTATGACTTACAGACTTAA
- the LOC109000688 gene encoding tRNA dimethylallyltransferase 2 isoform X1, producing MDSAGDAQGPLSLNPSNGGWEDEKEKPKVVVIMGPTGSGKSRLAIDLGSRFPIEIINADSMQVYRGLDVLTNKVSLNERKGVPHHLLGTISPNVEFRAKDFRDSAIPLIDDVLSRNCIPVIVGGTNYYIQALVTPFLLDDSSEDMDDSCTYGPSGEDQLDRDLDFGRDSSKYGYDHLKDIDPVSANRVHPNNHRKISQYLNLYARSGIPPSKLLQEKTAENWGRVDNSRYNCCFICVDASLPVLDRYVEQRVDCMIEAGLLYEVFDIYSPNADYTRGLRQAIGVREFENFLGVYEDSSSIDFSLNSMNKGDKTSLQNLSAVLDSFDNNQPKMLMKEAIEKMKLNTRRLVRRQKRRLSQLQALFGWNINYVDATESISCNSEDLWASEVVEPAAKIIRSFLNENAISMHDSEALNSMGQKLIQRDLWTQYTCKACGDRVLRGAHEWEQHKQGRGHRKRISRLRKSQAYDLQT from the exons atggacagTGCCGGGGATGCGCAGGGGCCTCTGAGCCTTAACCCTAGCAATGGAGGATGGGAAGACGAGAAAGAGAAGCCAAAGGTAGTGGTGATAATGGGTCCGACTGGGTCAGGGAAGTCAAGACTTGCCATTGATTTGGGGTCCCGCTTCCCCATCGAGATCATCAACGCTGATTCCATGCAGGTCTACCGAGGCCTGGATGTTCTCACCAACAAGGTTTCCCTCAATGAACGGAAGG GAGTGCCACATCATCTTTTGGGGACTATAAGCCCAAACGTGGAATTCAGAGCCAAGGATTTCCGGGATTCTGCTATTCCT CTCATTGATGATGTATTGTCTCGCAATTGCATCCCAGTCATAGTTGGGGGTACTAATTACTATATCCAG GCTCTGGTAACTCCATTCCTCTTAGATGATTCATCAGAAGACATGGATGATAGCTGCACATATGGTCCTTCTG GAGAAGATCAGCTAGATCGTGACCTGGATTTTGGTAGAGACAGTTCGAAGTATGGCTATGACCATCTTAAGGACATTGATCCAGTTTCAGCAAACAGAGTCCATCCAAACAACCATAGAAAG ATTAGTCAGTACCTCAATTTGTATGCTCGCTCTGGTATTCCCCCTAGCAAACTTCTCCAGGAAAAGACTGCTGAG AACTGGGGTCGAGTTGATAATTCTAGATACAATTGCTGTTTTATTTGTGTGGATGCTTCTCTTCCTGTACTGGACCGATATGTGGAGCAAAGAGTGGATTGCATGATAGAAGCTGGATTGCTTTATGAAGTCTTTGACATTTACAGTCCAAATGCCGATTATACTCGAGGCCTGCGACAAGCCATAGGTGTTCGggagtttgaaaattttctggGAGTTTATGAAGACAGTAGTTCAATTGACTTCTCTTTAAATTCAATGAACAAGGGTGACAAGACGTCGTTACAGAATCTTAGCGCTGTCTTGGATTCCTTTGACAATAACCAGCCCAAAATGCTGATGAAAGAAGCCattgagaaaatgaaattaaacacCCGAAGACTTGTTCGTCGTCAA AAAAGAAGGTTAAGTCAGCTGCAAGCATTGTTTGGATggaacataaattatgttgaTGCGACAGAATCCATATCAT GCAATTCAGAAGATTTATGGGCCTCAGAAGTCGTCGAACCTGCTGcaaaaattattagatctttCCTGAATGAGAATGCCATCTCAATGCATGATTCGGAGGCTCTGAATTCCATGGGACAGAAGTTAATCCAGAGGGACTTGTGGACTCAATATACATGCAAG GCTTGTGGAGATAGGGTACTTAGAGGAGCTCACGAGTGGGAACAACACAAACAGGGCCGCGGGCATCGAAAACGCATTTCAAGGCTCAGGAAGTCTCAAGCTTATGACTTACAGACTTAA
- the LOC109000688 gene encoding tRNA dimethylallyltransferase 2 isoform X3, whose amino-acid sequence MDSAGDAQGPLSLNPSNGGWEDEKEKPKVVVIMGPTGSGKSRLAIDLGSRFPIEIINADSMQVYRGLDVLTNKVSLNERKGVPHHLLGTISPNVEFRAKDFRDSAIPLIDDVLSRNCIPVIVGGTNYYIQALVTPFLLDDSSEDMDDSCTYGPSDQLDRDLDFGRDSSKYGYDHLKDIDPVSANRVHPNNHRKISQYLNLYARSGIPPSKLLQEKTAENWGRVDNSRYNCCFICVDASLPVLDRYVEQRVDCMIEAGLLYEVFDIYSPNADYTRGLRQAIGVREFENFLGVYEDSSSIDFSLNSMNKGDKTSLQNLSAVLDSFDNNQPKMLMKEAIEKMKLNTRRLVRRQKRRLSQLQALFGWNINYVDATESISCNSEDLWASEVVEPAAKIIRSFLNENAISMHDSEALNSMGQKLIQRDLWTQYTCKACGDRVLRGAHEWEQHKQGRGHRKRISRLRKSQAYDLQT is encoded by the exons atggacagTGCCGGGGATGCGCAGGGGCCTCTGAGCCTTAACCCTAGCAATGGAGGATGGGAAGACGAGAAAGAGAAGCCAAAGGTAGTGGTGATAATGGGTCCGACTGGGTCAGGGAAGTCAAGACTTGCCATTGATTTGGGGTCCCGCTTCCCCATCGAGATCATCAACGCTGATTCCATGCAGGTCTACCGAGGCCTGGATGTTCTCACCAACAAGGTTTCCCTCAATGAACGGAAGG GAGTGCCACATCATCTTTTGGGGACTATAAGCCCAAACGTGGAATTCAGAGCCAAGGATTTCCGGGATTCTGCTATTCCT CTCATTGATGATGTATTGTCTCGCAATTGCATCCCAGTCATAGTTGGGGGTACTAATTACTATATCCAG GCTCTGGTAACTCCATTCCTCTTAGATGATTCATCAGAAGACATGGATGATAGCTGCACATATGGTCCTTCTG ATCAGCTAGATCGTGACCTGGATTTTGGTAGAGACAGTTCGAAGTATGGCTATGACCATCTTAAGGACATTGATCCAGTTTCAGCAAACAGAGTCCATCCAAACAACCATAGAAAG ATTAGTCAGTACCTCAATTTGTATGCTCGCTCTGGTATTCCCCCTAGCAAACTTCTCCAGGAAAAGACTGCTGAG AACTGGGGTCGAGTTGATAATTCTAGATACAATTGCTGTTTTATTTGTGTGGATGCTTCTCTTCCTGTACTGGACCGATATGTGGAGCAAAGAGTGGATTGCATGATAGAAGCTGGATTGCTTTATGAAGTCTTTGACATTTACAGTCCAAATGCCGATTATACTCGAGGCCTGCGACAAGCCATAGGTGTTCGggagtttgaaaattttctggGAGTTTATGAAGACAGTAGTTCAATTGACTTCTCTTTAAATTCAATGAACAAGGGTGACAAGACGTCGTTACAGAATCTTAGCGCTGTCTTGGATTCCTTTGACAATAACCAGCCCAAAATGCTGATGAAAGAAGCCattgagaaaatgaaattaaacacCCGAAGACTTGTTCGTCGTCAA AAAAGAAGGTTAAGTCAGCTGCAAGCATTGTTTGGATggaacataaattatgttgaTGCGACAGAATCCATATCAT GCAATTCAGAAGATTTATGGGCCTCAGAAGTCGTCGAACCTGCTGcaaaaattattagatctttCCTGAATGAGAATGCCATCTCAATGCATGATTCGGAGGCTCTGAATTCCATGGGACAGAAGTTAATCCAGAGGGACTTGTGGACTCAATATACATGCAAG GCTTGTGGAGATAGGGTACTTAGAGGAGCTCACGAGTGGGAACAACACAAACAGGGCCGCGGGCATCGAAAACGCATTTCAAGGCTCAGGAAGTCTCAAGCTTATGACTTACAGACTTAA
- the LOC109000688 gene encoding tRNA dimethylallyltransferase 2 isoform X2 yields MDSAGDAQGPLSLNPSNGGWEDEKEKPKVVVIMGPTGSGKSRLAIDLGSRFPIEIINADSMQVYRGLDVLTNKVSLNERKGVPHHLLGTISPNVEFRAKDFRDSAIPLIDDVLSRNCIPVIVGGTNYYIQALVTPFLLDDSSEDMDDSCTYGPSEDQLDRDLDFGRDSSKYGYDHLKDIDPVSANRVHPNNHRKISQYLNLYARSGIPPSKLLQEKTAENWGRVDNSRYNCCFICVDASLPVLDRYVEQRVDCMIEAGLLYEVFDIYSPNADYTRGLRQAIGVREFENFLGVYEDSSSIDFSLNSMNKGDKTSLQNLSAVLDSFDNNQPKMLMKEAIEKMKLNTRRLVRRQKRRLSQLQALFGWNINYVDATESISCNSEDLWASEVVEPAAKIIRSFLNENAISMHDSEALNSMGQKLIQRDLWTQYTCKACGDRVLRGAHEWEQHKQGRGHRKRISRLRKSQAYDLQT; encoded by the exons atggacagTGCCGGGGATGCGCAGGGGCCTCTGAGCCTTAACCCTAGCAATGGAGGATGGGAAGACGAGAAAGAGAAGCCAAAGGTAGTGGTGATAATGGGTCCGACTGGGTCAGGGAAGTCAAGACTTGCCATTGATTTGGGGTCCCGCTTCCCCATCGAGATCATCAACGCTGATTCCATGCAGGTCTACCGAGGCCTGGATGTTCTCACCAACAAGGTTTCCCTCAATGAACGGAAGG GAGTGCCACATCATCTTTTGGGGACTATAAGCCCAAACGTGGAATTCAGAGCCAAGGATTTCCGGGATTCTGCTATTCCT CTCATTGATGATGTATTGTCTCGCAATTGCATCCCAGTCATAGTTGGGGGTACTAATTACTATATCCAG GCTCTGGTAACTCCATTCCTCTTAGATGATTCATCAGAAGACATGGATGATAGCTGCACATATGGTCCTTCTG AAGATCAGCTAGATCGTGACCTGGATTTTGGTAGAGACAGTTCGAAGTATGGCTATGACCATCTTAAGGACATTGATCCAGTTTCAGCAAACAGAGTCCATCCAAACAACCATAGAAAG ATTAGTCAGTACCTCAATTTGTATGCTCGCTCTGGTATTCCCCCTAGCAAACTTCTCCAGGAAAAGACTGCTGAG AACTGGGGTCGAGTTGATAATTCTAGATACAATTGCTGTTTTATTTGTGTGGATGCTTCTCTTCCTGTACTGGACCGATATGTGGAGCAAAGAGTGGATTGCATGATAGAAGCTGGATTGCTTTATGAAGTCTTTGACATTTACAGTCCAAATGCCGATTATACTCGAGGCCTGCGACAAGCCATAGGTGTTCGggagtttgaaaattttctggGAGTTTATGAAGACAGTAGTTCAATTGACTTCTCTTTAAATTCAATGAACAAGGGTGACAAGACGTCGTTACAGAATCTTAGCGCTGTCTTGGATTCCTTTGACAATAACCAGCCCAAAATGCTGATGAAAGAAGCCattgagaaaatgaaattaaacacCCGAAGACTTGTTCGTCGTCAA AAAAGAAGGTTAAGTCAGCTGCAAGCATTGTTTGGATggaacataaattatgttgaTGCGACAGAATCCATATCAT GCAATTCAGAAGATTTATGGGCCTCAGAAGTCGTCGAACCTGCTGcaaaaattattagatctttCCTGAATGAGAATGCCATCTCAATGCATGATTCGGAGGCTCTGAATTCCATGGGACAGAAGTTAATCCAGAGGGACTTGTGGACTCAATATACATGCAAG GCTTGTGGAGATAGGGTACTTAGAGGAGCTCACGAGTGGGAACAACACAAACAGGGCCGCGGGCATCGAAAACGCATTTCAAGGCTCAGGAAGTCTCAAGCTTATGACTTACAGACTTAA
- the LOC109000647 gene encoding dehydration-responsive element-binding protein 1F-like yields MDTQSLSSLSSSSSSSCHLSPCSAWHNPNPPLISHDPCISSQKLIKAGRKKYKVTRHPIYRGVRQRNGKIWVSEVRTGPKSKSRIWLGTYATPEMAARAYDAAALAIRGTMAVLNFPDSAWLLPRARSSSPRDIQVAALMAAKAFKPGVVSSSSCSSSTTLLPNKTQDKVLETSKGENKDQKVLEPLSLEIVSANKISSSDDEEVSNQYSTLFFDEEALFNMPGLLDSMAEGLILTPPAIGTRGFDWDDHDFACDMDLTLWSD; encoded by the coding sequence ATGGACACTCAGTCTTTGTCTtccttatcatcatcatcatcttcctcatGCCATCTTTCTCCATGCAGCGCATGGCATAACCCTAACCCTCCATTAATATCCCATGATCCATGCATATCATCACAGAAGCTAATTAAAGCTGGGAGAAAGAAGTACAAAGTGACGCGCCACCCAATATACAGAGGTGTTCGGCAAAGAAACGGCAAAATATGGGTTTCTGAAGTACGTACTGGACCGAAAAGTAAGTCGAGAATATGGTTGGGGACTTATGCTACCCCAGAAATGGCAGCTAGGGCATATGATGCGGCTGCCTTAGCAATTCGAGGAACTATGGCTGTGCTCAATTTTCCTGACTCAGCTTGGCTTCTTCCACGAGCTAGGTCATCTTCTCCTAGGGATATACAAGTGGCCGCTTTAATGGCTGCTAAGGCTTTTAAGCCAGGTGTTGTATCGTCTTCCTCCTGCTCCTCCAGTACTACCCTTCTACCCAATAAAACCCAAGATAAGGTTTTGGAAACTTCCAAGGGAGAGAACAAAGATCAGAAGGTCTTAGAACCTTTGTCATTAGAAATTGTCTCTGCTAATAAGATCTCCTCCTCTGATGATGAAGAGGTTTCAAACCAGTATAGTACGCTTTTCTTTGACGAGGAAGCATTGTTCAATATGCCAGGTTTATTGGACAGCATGGCGGAGGGCTTGATTCTTACACCACCAGCTATAGGTACTAGAGGATTTGATTGGGATGATCATGACTTTGCATGTGACATGGATTTGACTTTATGGAGcgattga
- the LOC109000655 gene encoding dehydration-responsive element-binding protein 1F-like — protein MDSDNIQSLSSLSSSNSSCQLSPCSAWYNPNPPLISQAPCISSQKRIKVGRKKYKVTRHPLYKGVRQRNGKNWVSEIRTGPKSKSRIWLGTYATPEMAARAYDAAALAIRGTMQAVLNFPDSAWLVPRARSSSPRDIQEAAFMAAEAFRPGVVSSSSCSSNTTDLLPNKTKDKVLETSKRENKDQKVLEPLSLEIISANKSSSDDDEEVPNQYSTFFFDEEALFNMPGLLDSMAEGLILTPPAIGRGFDWDDHDFACDMDLTLWSD, from the coding sequence ATGGACTCTGATAATATTCAGTCTTTGTCTTCCTTATCATCATCTAATTCCTCATGCCAGCTTTCTCCATGCAGTGCATGGTATAACCCTAACCCTCCATTAATATCCCAAGCTCCATGCATATCATCACAGAAGCGAATTAAAGTCGGGAGAAAGAAGTACAAAGTGACGCGCCACCCATTATACAAGGGCGTTCGGCAAAGAAACGGCAAAAATTGGGTTTCTGAAATACGTACTGGACCGAAAAGTAAGTCGAGAATATGGTTGGGGACTTATGCTACCCCAGAAATGGCAGCTAGGGCATATGATGCGGCTGCCTTAGCAATTCGAGGAACTATGCAGGCTGTGCTCAATTTTCCTGACTCAGCTTGGCTTGTTCCACGAGCTAGGTCGTCTTCTCCTAGGGATATACAGGAGGCTGCTTTCATGGCCGCTGAGGCTTTTAGGCCAGGCGTTGTATCGTCTTCCTCCTGCTCCTCCAATACTACTGATCTTCTACCCAATAAGACCAAAGATAAGGTTTTGGAAACTTCcaagagagagaacaaagatCAGAAGGTCTTAGAACCTTTGTCATTAGAAATTATCTCTGCTAATAAGAGCTCctctgatgatgatgaagaggtTCCAAACCAGTATAGTACGTTTTTCTTTGACGAGGAAGCATTGTTCAATATGCCAGGTTTATTGGACAGCATGGCGGAGGGCTTGATTCTTACACCACCGGCTATAGGTAGAGGATTTGATTGGGATGATCATGACTTTGCATGTGACATGGACTTGACTTTATGGAGCGATTga